The following DNA comes from Methylophilus sp. 5.
CACGGCCTCTTGATTCACTTGTTGGGCAGCCATTTGCGACTGCGAAGTTTCTACACTGATGTCATCGCGTTCCAGTACCCAGGTATCTTTGGTGCCGCCGCCTTGTGAGGAGTTGACCACCAATGAGCCCTCTTTGAGGGCCACGCGCGACAAGCCGCCTGGCACCACGCTGACCGTTTTGCCAGACAGCACAAACGGGCGTAAATCAACATGCCGCGGCGCAATGCCTTGTTCGACCAGCGTCGGGCAGGTAGACAGTGCCAGTGTTGGTTGCGCAATATAATTAGATGGCTTGGAAACGATGCGTAACCTGAACTCTTCGATTTCCTGCTTGCTGGCAGTCGGGCCCACCAGCATGCCGTAGCCGCCGGAGCCTTGCACCTCTTTTACGACCAGCTCGGGCAGATGATCCAGCACGTAGGCTAGATCATCTTCCTTGCTGAGTTGATACGTAGGCACGTTCTGCAGGATGGGAGATTCACCCAGATAGAACTTAATCATCTCCGGCACGTAAACATACGTCGCCTTATCATCAGCTACGCCGGTGCCTACGGCGTTGGCTAACGTGACGCCACCATTGCGGTAGACGGAGAGCAGACCTGGCACGCCCAACAGGGAGTCGGGCTTGAACACCAGAGGGTCAAGGAAGTCGTCGTCGATGCGGCGGTAAATCACGTCCACCCTTTGCGGGCCTTGCGTGGTGCGCATGTAGACGGCGTTATTGCGGACAAACAAATCCTGGCCTTCCACCAGCTCGATACCCATTTGCTGGGCGAGGAAGGCATGTTCAAAGTAGGCGCTGTTATAAGCACCGGGTGAAAGTAACACCACGGTCGGGTCAGTGACACCGGTTTGTGCCACCGAGCGCAAATTATTGAGCAACACATGCGGGTAATGTTCGACCGGCGCAATCGGATATTTTTTAAATAAATCCGGGAACAGCCGCATCATCATTTTGCGGTCTTCCAGCATGTAAGACACGCCTGATGGTGTGCGCAAATTATCTTCCAGCACATAAAACTGCGATTCACTGGTGCGCACCAGGTCGATGCCTGCCACATGCGCGTAGACCTGGTTAGGCACCGTCACGCCCACCATTTCTGGCCGGTATTGCGAGTTGGTTAAAATGCTGTGCGGCACAATGCCAGCTTTGATGATTTCCTGCTCATGATAAATATCATGCAAAAACATATTGAGTGCGCGCACACGTTGTACCGCGCCTTTGGCCAAATGCGCCCATTCACTGGCTGAAATCATGCGTGGAATCACATCAAATGGAATCAGGCGCTCGGCACCATCTTCTTCACCATAGACGTTAAAGGTAATACCCACGCGGCGAAACAACACTTCAGCTTCGGCGCGCTTGGCTGCCAGCTGTTGTGTGGGTACATCACTTAACCAGCGGTTATACGCTTGGTAGATGGCCCGGACATTGCCCCCATAGCCCTGCATTTCATCAAAAAACTTTTTGGCGGATTGCGTCATGATGCTGGACCTTTGCCTTACTTGTAAAAATCAATTAAATAAGAGCAAGCCGTGT
Coding sequences within:
- a CDS encoding circularly permuted type 2 ATP-grasp protein, which translates into the protein MTQSAKKFFDEMQGYGGNVRAIYQAYNRWLSDVPTQQLAAKRAEAEVLFRRVGITFNVYGEEDGAERLIPFDVIPRMISASEWAHLAKGAVQRVRALNMFLHDIYHEQEIIKAGIVPHSILTNSQYRPEMVGVTVPNQVYAHVAGIDLVRTSESQFYVLEDNLRTPSGVSYMLEDRKMMMRLFPDLFKKYPIAPVEHYPHVLLNNLRSVAQTGVTDPTVVLLSPGAYNSAYFEHAFLAQQMGIELVEGQDLFVRNNAVYMRTTQGPQRVDVIYRRIDDDFLDPLVFKPDSLLGVPGLLSVYRNGGVTLANAVGTGVADDKATYVYVPEMIKFYLGESPILQNVPTYQLSKEDDLAYVLDHLPELVVKEVQGSGGYGMLVGPTASKQEIEEFRLRIVSKPSNYIAQPTLALSTCPTLVEQGIAPRHVDLRPFVLSGKTVSVVPGGLSRVALKEGSLVVNSSQGGGTKDTWVLERDDISVETSQSQMAAQQVNQEAVIC